A region from the Bubalus kerabau isolate K-KA32 ecotype Philippines breed swamp buffalo chromosome 12, PCC_UOA_SB_1v2, whole genome shotgun sequence genome encodes:
- the CCDC70 gene encoding coiled-coil domain-containing protein 70, protein MFPFKVRKWMGLACFRSLVVSSSSIRRKKLIHKLQEEKAFREEMRHFREKIEDFREEMWNFRSKMRAFRGEILGFWEEDRPFWEEEKTFWEEEKAFWEMGKSFREEEKTFWKKYRIFWKEDRAFWKEDNALWERDRHLLQEDKALWEEEKALWEEERALLDEEKVLWEDKKTLWEEENALWEEENALWEKEKAAWVEGVVPVVEQQVLEGGHRHVSGRPRSPASSRGRA, encoded by the coding sequence ATGTTTCCCTTCAAGGTGAGAAAATGGATGGGGCTTGCCTGCTTCCGCTCGCTGGTGGTCTCCTCCTCCAGCATTCGCCGAAAGAAACTAATCCACAAGCTCCAGGAAGAAAAGGCCTTCCGCGAGGAGATGAGACACTTCCGGGAGAAGATCGAAGACTTCCGGGAAGAGATGTGGAATTTCCGGAGCAAGATGCGTGCCTTCCGCGGTGAGATCTTGGGCTTTTGGGAAGAGGATAGGCCTTTCTGGGAAGAGGAGAAAACCTTCTGGGAAGAGGAGAAAGCCTTCTGGGAAATGGGAAAATCTTTCCGGGAAGAAGAGAAAACCTTTTGGAAAAAGTACCGAATCTTCTGGAAGGAAGACAGGGCCTTCTGGAAGGAGGACAACGCCCTGTGGGAAAGAGACCGGCACCTCCTTCAGGAGGACAAGGCCCTGTGGGAGGAAGAAAAGGCCctgtgggaggaggagagagccCTTCTGGATGAGGAGAAAGTCCTCTGGGAGGATAAGAAGACCCTCTGGGAGGAGGAGAATGCCCTCTGGGAGGAGGAGAATGCCctctgggagaaggagaaggccGCCTGGGTAGAAGGGGTTGTTCCGGTTGTGGAGCAGCAGGTGCTGGAAGGCGGGCACCGCCATGTCAGCGGCAGGCCCCGGTCACCAGCCTCCTCCCGGGGCAGGGCGTGA